A portion of the Croceicoccus marinus genome contains these proteins:
- the tnpB gene encoding IS66 family insertion sequence element accessory protein TnpB (TnpB, as the term is used for proteins encoded by IS66 family insertion elements, is considered an accessory protein, since TnpC, encoded by a neighboring gene, is a DDE family transposase.) translates to MIPPSARVWIALGHTDMRKGMQGLALLVQQGLKRNPHSGDLFVFRGRAGSLIKIIWHDGIGMSLYAKRLEKGRFVWPAAKEGTVSLTPSQLACLLEGIDWRNPQYTWRPASAG, encoded by the coding sequence ATGATCCCTCCGAGCGCGCGGGTGTGGATCGCGCTGGGCCACACGGACATGCGGAAGGGCATGCAGGGCCTGGCCCTGCTGGTGCAGCAGGGTCTCAAGCGTAATCCTCATAGCGGCGATCTGTTCGTGTTTCGCGGCCGCGCGGGATCGCTGATCAAGATCATCTGGCACGACGGGATCGGCATGTCGCTCTATGCCAAGCGGCTCGAGAAGGGCCGCTTCGTGTGGCCCGCCGCCAAGGAGGGAACGGTGTCGCTGACCCCTTCGCAGTTGGCCTGCCTGCTGGAGGGGATCGACTGGCGCAACCCGCAGTATACGTGGCGCCCGGCGAGCGCAGGATAA
- the tnpC gene encoding IS66 family transposase, translating to MEAAISPLPDDVEALKALVATMARRAEEAEQHAATVAAELANAHAHQSAIEAVIAHLKLQIAKLRREQYGPSAERSRRLLDQMELQLEELEADAAEDDLIAEEAAAKTTTVTAFERKRPTRKPFPDHLPRERVVVPAPCSCPACGGDRLSKLGEDVTETLEVIPRSWKVIQTVREKFSCRDCEKIAQAPAPFHVVPRGWAGPSFLAMLLFEKFGQHQPLNRQAERFAREGVPLSVSTLADQVGAAAHALMPLYKLIEAHVLASDRIHGDDTTVPVMARGKTDTARLWVYVRDDRPFAGSDPPAALFHYSRDRRGEHPQTHLAAWSGILQADAYGGYNELYREGRDPGPVLEAGCFAHARRKFFELADVVSSARKKSRGQRSSMTYPIALEAVQRLDALFDIERGINGTAPAERIAVRQELSAPLMSELHTWLTAQVAKLSRGHDLTKACLYMLKRWDAFTRFLDDGRICLTNNAAERALRCIPLGRKAWLFCGSDRGGQRAAIIYTLIQTAKLNDVDPQAWLADVLARIADHPATRLDELLPWNWAPLPDAIAA from the coding sequence ATGGAAGCCGCCATTTCGCCCCTTCCGGACGATGTCGAAGCGCTCAAGGCGCTGGTGGCGACGATGGCCCGCAGAGCCGAGGAGGCCGAGCAGCACGCCGCCACTGTCGCAGCCGAACTGGCCAACGCCCATGCCCACCAGAGCGCCATCGAAGCGGTGATCGCCCACCTCAAGCTGCAGATCGCCAAGCTCAGGCGCGAGCAGTATGGCCCCAGCGCCGAGCGCAGCCGCCGCTTGCTTGATCAGATGGAGCTGCAGCTCGAAGAGCTCGAAGCCGACGCCGCCGAGGACGATCTGATCGCCGAGGAAGCGGCAGCCAAGACCACCACGGTCACCGCGTTCGAACGCAAGCGGCCCACAAGAAAGCCGTTCCCCGATCACCTGCCGCGCGAGCGCGTCGTGGTGCCCGCCCCATGTTCCTGCCCGGCCTGCGGCGGGGATCGGCTCTCCAAGCTCGGCGAAGACGTCACCGAGACGCTCGAGGTGATCCCGCGCTCGTGGAAGGTGATCCAGACGGTGCGCGAGAAGTTCTCGTGCCGGGACTGCGAGAAGATCGCGCAGGCCCCGGCGCCGTTCCACGTGGTCCCGCGCGGATGGGCGGGCCCCAGCTTCCTCGCCATGCTGCTGTTCGAGAAGTTCGGGCAGCACCAACCGCTCAACCGGCAGGCCGAGCGCTTTGCCCGCGAAGGCGTGCCGCTCAGCGTCTCGACGCTGGCTGATCAGGTCGGCGCAGCTGCCCATGCGCTGATGCCGCTCTACAAGCTGATTGAAGCGCACGTCCTTGCTTCGGACCGCATCCATGGTGACGATACCACCGTGCCGGTCATGGCCAGGGGCAAGACCGATACGGCTCGATTATGGGTTTACGTTCGCGATGATCGCCCGTTCGCCGGATCTGATCCACCAGCTGCCCTGTTCCATTACTCGCGCGATCGGCGCGGCGAGCACCCGCAGACCCATCTCGCGGCATGGTCCGGTATCCTGCAGGCCGATGCCTATGGCGGCTACAACGAGCTCTATCGCGAAGGCCGTGATCCCGGTCCCGTGCTGGAAGCTGGATGCTTTGCCCATGCGCGCCGCAAGTTCTTCGAGCTGGCCGATGTCGTAAGCTCAGCCCGCAAGAAGAGCCGTGGCCAGCGCAGCAGCATGACCTATCCGATCGCGCTGGAAGCCGTGCAGCGCCTCGACGCCCTGTTCGATATCGAGCGGGGCATCAATGGCACGGCTCCGGCCGAGCGGATTGCCGTTCGCCAGGAACTCAGCGCACCGCTGATGTCCGAGCTCCACACCTGGCTCACCGCGCAGGTGGCCAAGCTGTCGCGCGGCCATGATCTGACCAAGGCCTGCCTCTACATGCTGAAGCGCTGGGACGCGTTCACCCGCTTCCTTGACGACGGCAGGATCTGCCTCACCAACAATGCTGCCGAACGCGCGTTGCGCTGCATCCCGCTCGGCCGCAAGGCATGGCTGTTCTGCGGGTCCGACCGCGGCGGGCAACGCGCCGCCATCATCTACACGCTGATCCAGACCGCCAAGCTCAATGACGTCGATCCGCAGGCCTGGCTCGCCGATGTCCTCGCCCGCATTGCCGATCACCCCGCCACCAGGCTCGACGAGCTTCTGCCATGGAACTGGGCGCCGCTCCCCGACGCAATCGCCGCGTAA